One Amaranthus tricolor cultivar Red isolate AtriRed21 chromosome 1, ASM2621246v1, whole genome shotgun sequence DNA window includes the following coding sequences:
- the LOC130797271 gene encoding uncharacterized protein LOC130797271 isoform X1: MDPHTQRAEAERWLGIAAKLLTARDFLGSKTFAIRAREADPNNAVSDQILAVVDTVLAGEKRVKSNQQPDWYSVLQLPRLVRDPDLIADHYRRLVLCLNPERNRFPFADYALQLVMDAWSVLSDPTKKWLFDNELALYLQHEQISSTTVDVAAGSGSNSVVGSASGGNNQLNTFQFFQQQPPMHQQQQQQQPHQQPQQQQQQQQQPMWQQQQQPQINQREFMPLPNQQQQPQINQREFMPLPNQQPQQPQQQQQQQQQQQQQQQIPAQWQMRDPMPSKPGERNKGVINEIGAAISPTQTTPRPVSRAPPPVPQPRPASPKRPAVMTMGANVGHPGIGTDSNNIDVTATNTNDDINGVGVNVDVNDEEGNDEEDNDDAVVEEIESFWTACPYCFYIFEYEKMYQGCTLRCQNCRRGFYAVQIPNPPPISNKNGGDSGGGDGKEKGRNKDKENSFCCWGFFPLGFSMTAWKKHNQNGTINGSSNWTPFSPMFASPVAEGGGGFKWFNNSGGNAFVGPKNRQKTNTPRVYIDDDDVLEYSEPSDLDLSDGDWRSYKIEKGKKKKQKASITGRKRGRPRKVDVLNQVKPRLASGGGVSVGGEHLDDGSDAQVVVGLAAGDASKSIPATLKRKLARRSVKDVGRLDLNVEFNNEGEEHAPRVNAVNGEEDGVAFFEGLDEFLSTLPILNVDGDEKAKPS, from the coding sequence ATGGATCCGCATACCCAAAGAGCGGAGGCGGAGCGGTGGTTAGGTATAGCGGCGAAGTTACTCACGGCGCGTGACTTTTTAGGTAGCAAAACATTTGCTATCAGAGCGCGTGAAGCTGACCCTAATAACGCTGTTTCCGACCAAATCCTTGCCGTGGTTGATACTGTTCTTGCTGGTGAGAAGCGCGTTAAATCTAATCAGCAACCTGATTGGTACTCTGTTCTTCAGCTTCCAAGACTTGTTCGTGATCCTGACTTGATTGCTGACCATTACCGTCGTCTTGTTTTGTGTTTGAATCCGGAAAGAAATCGGTTTCCGTTTGCTGATTATGCTTTGCAACTTGTAATGGATGCTTGGTCTGTTCTGTCGGATCCTACTAAGAAATGGTTGTTTGATAATGAATTAGCTTTGTATTTGCAGCATGAGCAGATTTCATCTACAACCGTTGATGTGGCGGCTGGTAGTGGTTCTAATAGTGTTGTTGGTTCCGCTAGTGGTGGAAATAATCAGTTGAATACTTTTCAGTTTTTTCAACAGCAACCGCCGAtgcatcaacaacaacaacaacaacagccGCATCAACAACCCCAgcaacagcagcagcagcagcaacagccgATGTGGCAGCAACAACAGCAGCCGCAGATTAACCAGAGAGAGTTTATGCCGTTGCCGAATCAACAACAGCAGCCGCAGATTAACCAGAGAGAGTTCATGCCGTTGCCGAATCAACAACCACAGCAAccgcagcagcagcagcagcaacagcaacaacaacaacagcaacagCAAATTCCAGCGCAGTGGCAGATGAGGGATCCGATGCCATCAAAACCAGGGGAAAGGAATAAAGGGGTTATTAATGAGATTGGAGCTGCAATATCACCGACACAGACTACACCTCGACCTGTTTCTCGGGCTCCACCGCCAGTGCCTCAACCAAGACCAGCTTCGCCTAAGCGGCCTGCTGTAATGACAATGGGGGCGAATGTTGGTCATCCTGGTATTGGTACTGATAGTAATAATATTGATGTTACTGCTACTAATACTAATGATGATATAAATGGGGTTGGTGTTAATGTTGATGTTAATGATGAAGAGGGTAACGATGAAGAGGATAATGATGACGCTGTAGTAGAAGAGATAGAAAGTTTTTGGACAGCTTGTCCTTATTGTTTTTACATATTTGAGTATGAGAAAATGTATCAGGGTTGTACTCTTAGGTGTCAGAATTGTAGGAGAGGGTTTTATGCTGTACAGATTCCGAACCCACCTCCAATTAGTAATAAGAATGGTGGTGATAGTGGAGGTGGAGATGGGAAGGAGAAGGGGAGAAATAAGGATAAGGAAAACTCGTTTTGTTGTTGGGGTTTTTTCCCATTAGGGTTTTCAATGACAGCTTGGAAAAAGCATAATCAAAATGGGACTATCAATGGGTCATCAAATTGGACGCCGTTTTCACCGATGTTTGCTTCCCCGGTTGCGGAAGGAGGTGGTGGTTTCAAGTGGTTTAATAATAGTGGTGGCAATGCTTTTGTTGGACCCAAGAATCGTCAGAAGACCAATACTCCTAGGGTctatattgatgatgatgatgtactTGAGTATTCTGAACCAAGTGATTTGGATTTATCTGATGGTGATTGGAGAAGTTATAAAATTGAAAAGGGCAAGAAGAAGAAACAGAAGGCGAGTATTAcgggaagaaaaagaggaaggcCTCGGAAAGTAGATGTTTTGAATCAGGTAAAACCAAGATTAGCTAGTGGGGGTGGAGTGTCTGTTGGTGGTGAGCATTTGGATGATGGATCTGATGCACAAGTTGTTGTTGGTTTGGCTGCAGGAGATGCAAGCAAGTCCATTCCAGCTACCCTGAAGAGGAAGCTTGCTAGGAGAAGTGTGAAGGATGTGGGAAGGTTGGATTTAAATGTGGAATTCAACAATGAGGGAGAAGAGCATGCTCCTAGAGTAAATGCAGTGAATGGAGAGGAGGATGGGGTCGCTTTTTTTGAAGGGCTAGATGAGTTTCTAAGCACATTGCCCATACTAAATGTTGATGGAGATGAAAAGGCTAAGCCATCTTAG
- the LOC130797271 gene encoding uncharacterized protein LOC130797271 isoform X2, with protein MDPHTQRAEAERWLGIAAKLLTARDFLGSKTFAIRAREADPNNAVSDQILAVVDTVLAGEKRVKSNQQPDWYSVLQLPRLVRDPDLIADHYRRLVLCLNPERNRFPFADYALQLVMDAWSVLSDPTKKWLFDNELALYLQHEQISSTTVDVAAGSGSNSVVGSASGGNNQLNTFQFFQQQPPMHQQQQQQQPHQQPQQQQQQQQQPMWQQQQQPQINQREFMPLPNQQQQPQINQREFMPLPNQQPQQPQQQQQQQQQQQQQQQIPAQWQMRDPMPSKPGERNKGVINEIGAAISPTQTTPRPVSRAPPPVPQPRPASPKRPAVMTMGANVGHPGIGTDSNNIDVTATNTNDDINGVGVNVDVNDEEGNDEEDNDDAVVEEIESFWTACPYCFYIFEYEKMYQGCTLRCQNCRRGFYAVQIPNPPPISNKNGGDSGGGDGKEKGRNKDKENSFCCWGFFPLGFSMTAWKKHNQNGTINGSSNWTPFSPMFASPVAEGGGGFKWFNNSGGNAFVGPKNRQKTNTPRVYIDDDDVLEYSEPSDLDLSDGDWRSYKIEKGKKKKQKASITGRKRGRPRKVDVLNQEMQASPFQLP; from the exons ATGGATCCGCATACCCAAAGAGCGGAGGCGGAGCGGTGGTTAGGTATAGCGGCGAAGTTACTCACGGCGCGTGACTTTTTAGGTAGCAAAACATTTGCTATCAGAGCGCGTGAAGCTGACCCTAATAACGCTGTTTCCGACCAAATCCTTGCCGTGGTTGATACTGTTCTTGCTGGTGAGAAGCGCGTTAAATCTAATCAGCAACCTGATTGGTACTCTGTTCTTCAGCTTCCAAGACTTGTTCGTGATCCTGACTTGATTGCTGACCATTACCGTCGTCTTGTTTTGTGTTTGAATCCGGAAAGAAATCGGTTTCCGTTTGCTGATTATGCTTTGCAACTTGTAATGGATGCTTGGTCTGTTCTGTCGGATCCTACTAAGAAATGGTTGTTTGATAATGAATTAGCTTTGTATTTGCAGCATGAGCAGATTTCATCTACAACCGTTGATGTGGCGGCTGGTAGTGGTTCTAATAGTGTTGTTGGTTCCGCTAGTGGTGGAAATAATCAGTTGAATACTTTTCAGTTTTTTCAACAGCAACCGCCGAtgcatcaacaacaacaacaacaacagccGCATCAACAACCCCAgcaacagcagcagcagcagcaacagccgATGTGGCAGCAACAACAGCAGCCGCAGATTAACCAGAGAGAGTTTATGCCGTTGCCGAATCAACAACAGCAGCCGCAGATTAACCAGAGAGAGTTCATGCCGTTGCCGAATCAACAACCACAGCAAccgcagcagcagcagcagcaacagcaacaacaacaacagcaacagCAAATTCCAGCGCAGTGGCAGATGAGGGATCCGATGCCATCAAAACCAGGGGAAAGGAATAAAGGGGTTATTAATGAGATTGGAGCTGCAATATCACCGACACAGACTACACCTCGACCTGTTTCTCGGGCTCCACCGCCAGTGCCTCAACCAAGACCAGCTTCGCCTAAGCGGCCTGCTGTAATGACAATGGGGGCGAATGTTGGTCATCCTGGTATTGGTACTGATAGTAATAATATTGATGTTACTGCTACTAATACTAATGATGATATAAATGGGGTTGGTGTTAATGTTGATGTTAATGATGAAGAGGGTAACGATGAAGAGGATAATGATGACGCTGTAGTAGAAGAGATAGAAAGTTTTTGGACAGCTTGTCCTTATTGTTTTTACATATTTGAGTATGAGAAAATGTATCAGGGTTGTACTCTTAGGTGTCAGAATTGTAGGAGAGGGTTTTATGCTGTACAGATTCCGAACCCACCTCCAATTAGTAATAAGAATGGTGGTGATAGTGGAGGTGGAGATGGGAAGGAGAAGGGGAGAAATAAGGATAAGGAAAACTCGTTTTGTTGTTGGGGTTTTTTCCCATTAGGGTTTTCAATGACAGCTTGGAAAAAGCATAATCAAAATGGGACTATCAATGGGTCATCAAATTGGACGCCGTTTTCACCGATGTTTGCTTCCCCGGTTGCGGAAGGAGGTGGTGGTTTCAAGTGGTTTAATAATAGTGGTGGCAATGCTTTTGTTGGACCCAAGAATCGTCAGAAGACCAATACTCCTAGGGTctatattgatgatgatgatgtactTGAGTATTCTGAACCAAGTGATTTGGATTTATCTGATGGTGATTGGAGAAGTTATAAAATTGAAAAGGGCAAGAAGAAGAAACAGAAGGCGAGTATTAcgggaagaaaaagaggaaggcCTCGGAAAGTAGATGTTTTGAATCAG GAGATGCAAGCAAGTCCATTCCAGCTACCCTGA